The Vespula vulgaris chromosome 10, iyVesVulg1.1, whole genome shotgun sequence nucleotide sequence ttgtttttaaggatgcgaaaaaaatataaaaatgtgcCTGCTTTAGTCAACGCCATTAGAACAAAGTGTCCAGatatatcgatagaaaaaataataaatcacgaAACTTGGTACAAATTATATCTTGATCTACGTGAGAgacaaagattaaaaataaatgaatggcGAAAGCGTaaggaattaaataaaatgaaaaaattacaaaacgtGGATACTACCGAAAAGGAAGATCCAAAAAAGTCTGAAGTACCTTCAAGcttttcagaaaaaaatacgattaacGATAAAGGTGAAAGATCTAACGCAATTaccaatgaaaatattaataagaaggaattaattaaaaagtggaaattagagaaagaaaacaaacgaatTATGGAGGAGAAACAATCGAAATTGCGATTAGAATCTAAACGGGTTTTGGATGAAAAGCGTGCACGAATTAGAATGGAAGCTATACGAGCGAGTTTGCgagattatagaaataaaaaatcaatggatgAACTTTTGGAAAATACGAAAAcgggaaatataaaaaatacgaaagaatatGATCCTACTTTGATCAAAGAATTTAGGTATGTATCTTTATATTATCACTTaggaaaagttttattattattattttattgagaaatataaattaaattttctaatccaaatgaaaaaggaaacaggatgaagaatatattcgaaaaagaaggatattaATTTCACGTACGAATAAAATtcgacaaaataaatttacgagTTTAcggaaatataaattaaatacaaattccTCGACATTGTGCGAACCAACGAAAGCATGGcgtgaaaaatgtaaaatcgaGGATATCAAGAGGAAGGATAGTCAAGAAGTACGATACATCAAAGACATACCGAAACTGTAAgtgatttaatattatataactttaCTACCTAcctattattcaattttttttttccttgcagATATACGCGATGGAGAAACGAAGAGTCTACAGATTTACAGAATTATTTTGGGttataaaaaatcgatcgcgTATCTTTTACAAAATTCCATACTTACTTAAAGTTCtagttttccttcttttttgttgtttgaGTATACAAAAGAGTTCACTGTCAACACAAAACTTTCATTATGAATTAATCGCAATAATGAATCTCAGagctatacacacacacacacacacacacacacacacacacacacgcacgcacgcacgcacgcacgcacgcacgtatatGACagcttttattataaaataattgaaaatatatttctacatgCATTCTATGTGCAAATTGTATTCTAAACTAACGCAAAAGCAAAGTGAATGAAACGAATCCTTAactttacaaaatatacatgtatatatatacatataatgattaaaaaacaatttaacataaaaattcAGATAACCAAATTGATAAGTTCCAAAAAAGGGTTAACAGGATGAAATGAGCCGAACGATtgatatatacttatgtttatttttctttacgaacgtaccttttttgttattttttttttcttttttttttttcctttcagaCGACGTATATAATAAGTTATGAGTAAACGAACGTTGAGTTTATCCAGGACAGTCTGTTAATGGTATAATTAGCTTTACAACTATATAATAGTTTCCCTCCACTCCGCTTTCTAAATACATTACCTGATTTTCTAAAACACAACAGAGGTGGGAGAGTAAAAGGATTTTTCATCTGGTCATGGATAACACCAACACTCGACGCGGCTTTactcaaatatataatatactttctaTTAACCTTCTGTTCGTTAATTCGATATCCTTTTCGTTTAGATTACCAAATACAAAAACATAGgtgatacaatatatatatatatatatatatatatatatatatatatatatatatatatagatgtatgtatattatatatatatatatatagtattataatacaaGCGTGCCCCTCGTATTGTGCTGAGTACGATAAAACGGGTTATGACGTTAATATTTCTCGCGATAGATCATCATTACGCGGCACGATACGGTGgcatcttttattttgtcgAGATACTTACGAATAGAGTTCTTAGAACgtacttcctttctctttatactatgtatgtatgcatatatatatatataatatatattcatatattcatatttatttaatatatatatgtgtatgtatatatacgtatacatatatataattatttatttatttatttttttttatatatgtacgtagaaatataattatttagaatttataatgtatatctTCTAAGAGTTTTATTACAACGAGCAATAAATTGTTTAATGCGACGCACTATAACCacgtttttatctttctacaCGAAAAGATAATTCAGTCATTCCTTCTCATACTTCCTTTTgtacattctctctttctttctctctctctcacacacacagcAGACACACTCGCGCTTTCTTCGACGTGTCTCCCtagtatttatttcaattaataaatatgtacacgCGAACATTTGTACAACATCGTCTTTTAACCCCCCCACAAATCTATTCTCTACCCCCAGTCCTTACTACATAGTTATTATTTGCTTTATTCATTGATTCGACTctcttaaatattttccatttctatttctctttctctctctctctctctctatccctgtCGTTTCGACATCTTTAAAAGTCTGTACTCGTCATccgcttctttttctctttctctctcctttttcttcgaaaaaaaaaaaagaaaaaagaaagcaagaaaaaatatgcaGCCACCCCCAACGAGAGATCTGTTTTCGAAATGCGTGGAGTTTGAagtctgttttcttttcttttttttttttctttcatatttattatctttcccttaattttttattttctcgttatttttatcgaacgaatctTTATCGATCGGGATCTatcggggaaaaaaaaagtccgCGAGCGCTTTTGTAACGAACGCAGTGTCTAGTTCGTCTAATTTGTCTAGAAGATAAACTAAAATAAGGTACaacaggaagaaaaagaaaaatgggaaggaaaagaaaaggaagaaagaaaaatataagaatacagatacaaggaaaaaaaataaaataaaagaaaagaaaataaaaaaaaaaagaatctcatGAACATTTTTGAATGCAACTCTGATACAACTCTAATATCCTTTAAGTGACGTTATGCAGACTTAGATTAAGTTACATTAAgttagattagattagattagattagattagattagataGACGATAAAAGATAGGAAATGAAGAGTTAATAAAAGCAccaccctttcttttcttatcgttgTTTCGTCGTCTCTTAAGCTCTAAGCATTGCACCCTCTTTTTTTTGGGGACGGTTAAGATTTCGACATTGAGATCCTGATTCGCGAGTCTTATttttgaaaggaaaatatacttatttcaTTCTCGATCGTCGAATTTAATAATCGAGAACTTTCACCAAGTATATCTCTAAAGTGCTTCGCTTCGGAAAAAGTCTCTAAGccacttttttttcatttttaatatttctccttttctctctctctctctctctctctctctctctctctctctctctcactcaccctccctccccctttttctttcccttatatatattgcaaacataataatattttttgctttaaGGCTGAGCCAAGCAAAgcttgaaagaaagaaaatttataaatagacatgaaaaatataagactatatatagaaagctaaaaatgaaatatatatatataaaataaaaataaaaataaaaatacgtacgtacgaactACTTtgtttcccctctctctctctctctctctctctctctctctctctctctctctctctctctctctctcgctcactctctctctttctctcgagaaaCGCAAAGTTggcatcgtcgttgtcgtcgtacACTCAATTAGATAATGATCAATTAGATAGATTAATTTACTTACTGATTTCATATATCGggtttaattaatatagaatcattattatatattacaaaagcCAGCCCGCCTCTCTTACACAGTCTTAGATTGCGCGAAACAACGTCGAAAAGGAGAAAGCTTCGTAGAAAACATCCATTTTTTTAAAGGAGGTTCGCGCGATAATAAATGGATTAGATCGATTAATATCGTACATCTATTAGACATCTGAGATTCGTACgtggatcgatcgaaataattcttggatattattataattatcaaaaaatgcGATGAGAAAAATCatggagagaaaaggagagaaagagagaaagagagagagagagagagagaaagagagaaaaaaagagacacaaagagagaaaaaaaagaagaaacacaaAGTTGATAcataattcgattaattttttaatacgatccACGTATGATCTCGACACGTCTCGACGCGTATTCTTCTTAtgatttaaacgaataaatccTCGTGATTTATGTTTACTGTCAAATTTATTGACGAGAATAAGAGATGAATATACACATCCGGGATCCAATTTGAAGAGCGTgacatcttccttttctttctttctgtctttctttctttcttccttgttttcttttcttttctttctttttttggaatttttcacttttttccttttccttcgaattAATTGTAACCAAAGACGAACGTAGTATTATCTTCGTGATATTATGCGTTCGTTAACAAAGTTGCGCGGACTGATTTAGATCCATATTTAGGAGAGCAAAAATGTACAGGCTTCGAaagatcaattatttataaatgcaTACCATTTTTCTTGCTCTCACTTTCGCTCTTGCATCCTCacacattctttctctctttctctctctctctctctcgctcgcttattcgctcgttctttttttttttgaatgatcGAATGAACGCTTTTTCTCGAaggaacaaaaacaaaaaaggataataagaAGATAGCCTGAAAAATTGTCCGATAATAACGAGATGATATCGCCGAAGTTATTAGCCACGAAATTGGCtcgaatcgatttatattaatcattttctccGTCTCGTGTCGGTATTTCGTAAGGATACTAACAACGCGCGACTAAATGATCTAAGATATGATCAATCACATATATTAACACgtgattatatctattatcttAATATTCGAACGTTCGCTCGTGAAAATTACATTATACATCTAAATGGTGTTCGAGTTTGATTTAATCGATAGACGAAAGTCCGCAGTGTGTGGTCCATTTCGACGCGAGAAATTCGATCGTCCGAATTATCaagctatttttttcttctttattgtcatcgtcatcgtcgtcgtcatcgtcatcgtcatcgtcatcgtcatcgtcatcgtcatcgtcgttatcattgtcattgtcgtcgtcatcgtcgtcgttcttttgtgtcaataatttttttagtctataaatgtataaaaaagattaattataatatcctGGAGGAAAGAAATTCATATTTGACCTGCCTCCATCTTACGTCTAACATCACAGCTGcctcttttgttcttttctttcgttcgattaattatcgatattattcatCGTATAACATTATTCCTACGAAATATACGTATCCGTTCAAACTGATTTTATTCCGTCGAatcttatttcctttccttaattttttttttctcttttatcaaaaCGTCGAATCGAATTTAACGCTTCGAAGCCGACACGAAGGgacgaagaaaacaaaacgttCGCCGATCTCGCGGCACACCTCGCAAAGGAGAAGGGTACTCCCAATCTGATAATTCTCACATACTTAATAAACATATCATATCATCGAAATAGTTTTGACAAAAGTTTTTTTTCCACGCCTTTATTTCATCGAGAATACGCGAGTCGATTGCTACGTAGTTATTTCTAAGCTTGTTGTATAAAAACGATACCATTTTGAATAGACCAAAGACAAGTGCGCGTAAAGCAAACTATATATCATGGGACAACATGAAATTCTGAATAAATACTTAATATTACAACAAAATCTTAAATATTCTTCGTAATGTCACCGCTATATAGtttgtaagaaaataagatactttacttgaaatttttatgtacacatattacaaacaacgtttcttttttttgtgtttcttcttcttcttcttctttttcttcttcttttactacttctatttcttctttttcttcctgctctttttcttctttttcttcttcctcctcaggacttctttttttatataatgcgTAGGCAATGCGTTTTACTACACACTTCTATTATACATGTGGAGCAAGTCTAACAGGTCCGccctatatattttattttattttactttactttactttactttactttattttattttattttgttgtattttattatcttaccCGCTCTTTCTATAGCCCTTTCACCCATCCCCTTCTCGACTCCCCTCATAGATCTTATATTATTCCCTTTATTTTGAATTcgatcaaaaacaaaaagtgtAAATTCATGGTAAAAGTAACGCTTTTTAATCGCTACACGAAAGCTCaccacttttatttttttcagttttGTATCGAGCGCTGACCTatctttttacttattatttgtttgtttgtttgtttgtttcttttttctttattttaaatccAACATTCGTATCTCAacgttgttttattattttattaatatttacagaaGATTTTGTTCGGATGCAatgctttttgtttttttttttccttttttcttttttcctttcccctttccttccgtcttcctttatctttgtttttgtatatatagcgCACTATTGTACTTAGATTCTCGACAGGGAACTTGGTTCGGTGTGGTACGGACGTTTCTCGAATGATCAACAATGATCGGTTATTGTAGACTTTACGAGATCCATTGACAAAACCGAATTGATTTTCCGAGCTCGAACGAACCTGCCATTGATTTGCAATTAGTTTatacgaacaaaaaaattatatatatatatatatatatatatatatatatatatatatatatacatatacatacatacatacatacatacatatacatatatatatacatacatacttatacatgtatatatacacacatagaaaagaaaataaaaataaatgatgcGCGGACTTGTAAACCaagttccttcttcttttttaataacgcGTCGAATTTTTAACGAACCGATTTTTATAAACGACATAAGACCCGGGTAGATTCGAAAATTgacaaaaagatttatataatttaaagtgaaagagaaaagaaaggaaaagaaaaaaaaaaaaaagaaaaagaaaaagaaatatgacaaTAAAAAATGCGTAAAGCAGGAATAGCTTTGTAACTCTTGCTGATTCCGATCATCACTTCCTGAAATGACGATAAATCATCtacaattaatcgatcgagataagagaataattaaataagtagaaaaagaaagaaagaaagagagagagagagagagaaaggaagaatgaaataataaaaaaaaaaggatagaaagaaagaaaaaaagcgttGGTAATCATCGTTATGTTTAAGatcgtcgttaaaaatatatattatatgtatgagacaatgaaaaataagagaatgaCTCGACTTTCGATCGAATCAACCCGGTCGTCTTTGTCTCACATCGGAGAGAGATCCTAAATTTAATGCCTTTAGCAGaacatagtataatataattctaatcTCGCCGATGTGACGACGAGTGTGCTTCAAAATTGTAATCGCTCGCatcgaagatatttttcgCACACGTAACCACAGCACCAccatcactctctctctctccctttctctctctctctctcactctctctctctctctcctctctctctctctctctctctctctctgtctctttttctctcatacacTCTATTTCTATCACTCACTTTTTCTCACTTTATACAGTACATCCTTTCAGTACTCTTCTACAGAAGCATCTCATTTTTCACCTAACGAAAGTTCACTGCGCCTTTATGAGCGTCCAGAGAGCAGCACTGGtatcatcgataaaaatcatcTGAtctgatatacatatatacatataagtataattacattcatatgtatgtgtatgtatgtatgtatatatgctgtatgtatatatatatatgtatatatatatatagataccaGAACAGTCCCTTGCCCCGTTGATATTCTAAAAACTCCGAATATGACTCTATGTACACGCAGGTCCCGATACCACCGCACTCACACTAGAAAATCAGGGTCACTATAGTCTTCCCCACTCTCGCTACTGTCGGAgattcttctcctcttcttcttcttatgtttcttcattttttctgtcTTGTGCGCGCGATGCTTACGATGTTCCTTCATATCAGGATTCATCGGATGAATAGCAACTTTGGGTACACGTGGAGACGTCGGAGTCGACGCCGTTATTGTTGAGTTCATCGAGTTGTTCGAATGTTCGATAGACGAGTTCATAGTTGCTTGATGAAACTGAACATTTCCGAAAGAATTGCTCGTTACTGCACTCTCGTTCAGTTTATTATCGATCTCGGGATTGGGTATCCTTGGTGATTGACTGTTATCTATGTTACATTGTTTGCTGCTGGTATCACCTTCCTCTCCTTCGTCTGGTTCTTCAGGATCATATTTCAGCATTAACTGTTTAAAATCCAAGTATTCCTTGACCAATTTCTTTCTGCCCTCGGCATCGAGTTCCGCATTGCTTACACCTTCCTTCAGCCTCTGTAACGTCGCTTTAGGTTTGAACAAAAGATTATTCTTACGATTCACAGCTTTCTCATAAACCTTGGCCGCTTCCGATGGCGAATATTGACCAATCTTTGCATCGGAGAAACCATAAAGATCTTTTAGATGTTGCCTCAATGTCAGGAGCAAGAGAAAACCTTGACTGGCTGTGATGTATTCCCGGAGCAAAGTCGTGTCACCTGGTAATCTTGCTAAGATCgtctcttcgtcctcttcgtcgtcttcctcGTCTACcagagataatatattttctgaacGAGGCTGCTCGCTCGATCCTACCATAACTACCGGCTGCATAGGTGGTTGCATCATTTGCTGATCTCGCTGATGTTCTTGCAACAATAaatgctgctgctgctgctgtaactgctgttgctgttgtagTTGCTGTTGtagttgctgttgctgttgctgttgtagttgttgttgttgttgctgttgttgctgtagttgttgttgttgctgtagTTGTTGTTGCTGGTGCTGCTGCAGCTGCAGTTGCAATTGCTGCTCTTGCTGTATCTGCTGCaattgttgctgctgctgttgttgttgttgtggttgttgttgttgttcctgttgttgctgttgctgctgttgttgttcctgttgttgttgttgctgttcctgttgttgttgttgctgctgctgttgttgctgttggtGATGTTGATGCTGctgatgctgctgctgctgatgatgatgatgatgatgatgatgatgatggtgatgatgcgATGTCGATTGACTGCCCCCTTCCTTAGGCAGCAAAGCTTCTCTGAAAGACTGCAGCAAATTTGTACCCGACATCGAtatgataatatcgatatgATGGATGATGAATAATGGCTCGTCTTGTACCTGATATGTGAAATAAGCAAGATTATCAGCCAAGTATAACATTTGAGATAAACTTGTCTTGGCGCTCTCATCGAATTGTTTTAAAAAGGACAAGACGATCGCCCTTCTCTGTTGTTTCGTATTtcttaatatagtatatagaaaACCATTGAGTGCACCAGGAAATTCACCTTCTTTAATTCGCATACCTCTCACAGTGTTATCATTCTGCAAAATTTTCTGCAATCGATAACTTAATTTTATACCAAATTGTGATTTCATATGGATGAAGCCAGGGTACTTCTTCTCGATGTCTTGCAGCTGTTTGTCCGCGCTGTGACTGACGGCTTTCTCGCAATCCGTGCTCATGCAAATCAAATAGGGTACTATTTGCACAGGATGCACCAAACCTTGGGTCAAAATCAGTTGTATAACTTTCAGGGCAGCGTGTCTAACGCTTATATTCGCATGTAAGAAAGATTCCAATATCTCTTTAATGTAAAGCTGAATGACGGTACTGGCCATTCCCGATGAAACATCTCCCATTTCCTTCAAATTCTCTTGCTTGGACATCTTCGACCATTCCAAATCCTGCtttatcattctcttttcttcctcttgaagatatatctcgatattatttaaaacttgAATTCTCATATGAACCAGAGCGTTCTCGGATGTAAGCAAATGGTGATAAAGCTCTTTCAATTCAGGGACCAGCATGAATTCGTAATGTCTTATGCAAAGAGAACCAATAGCGGACAAAGTGAAATGACGTATATCATCGTTGTCTTGATGGACGAAGTAATTTAATGTTTCAAAGACTTGATCCTTTATGTTCTCTGCCAAACCCTCAATGACCTCCGGGtcggtaaaattaaaatgccTCAATAACAAGCCGACTGTGAACAATGCTCTTCTGAAAAATGGCCTATACTTCAATAGCATTGGATTCGCTGGATCTTTCTCGTATAACGATTTGTACTCCGTCAGATGaccataatattttttaaaacagtCACGTATTAATTTAAAGTTCCTCGTGACGTTGTTCACTATAGAGCCTAAACACGATAAACAACTTGCTACGACCGATCTATCGTGTTGCAGAATTAATTTAACCGAATCCTCTTCTAGCTGCGCTAAGAACGTTTCGCTGGGATGTTCCATCAACGGTACTACTAACTCGAGAGTGTGAGCAACGCTGCTTATTATTTGATAGTCCCCTTGTGTTTGACACTTTAAACTTAAGTAAGGCTGCAAGGTGATCGCATGATTAACCAAAAGTTGCGGTCGGATCTTCGCAAAGAGATATAACGTAGTTAAACAAGCGACCAGTCGCTGTGACGATCCTTTCTTTTCGGATTTACCGACGTCACCTAGATTAGTTTCCTCTAACCTAAGAACATTTTCTATCAAGCAATCGACGATCTGCTTGCATGCCGTTAATAATGCCTTCGGAGGTTCGGTTTGCATTTTCGTACTATCGTCCTTATCTTCCTTTGGTTTAAACAAACTTACCAGCAGTTGTTCAAACCATTCCAGGCCCATATCTTTGCTAGCTGCGACAACGTCGGTTATATTCATTACTTTTCTCAGTAACGAGTCGGAATCAAGCGTAGGTCGTTCTCTTACAGGGGTGAACCACATATTTTGAAAAACTTCCATAACTAGTTTTCTTATCCCTTCTTCATCGTTCACTCTTCTGATCATCTTCACGCAAATCTCTGGGATTTTCGGGAAATCTGGGCACTCCATACAAATGTCCTTCAATATCTTAATCACACGTTTCCTAACACTGACACCTGTATCCAATATTCTTGCTAGCAACATGTCGTAATATTTGTCTATTAACTCCGGTCGGCTCAATACAAATTTTCCTACTAAATCGACAGCTGCCTCCCTTACAGATGTAGAATGATCGAGAAACGAATGTTTCACCCCCAGTTGCATATCGACTCTCGCAAGTACACTTGGATCTGCTTCAACGATCATCGTTAAACATTTCATAGCTTTCGTTCGAATTGCGATAGATGATTCTGTCAATACGTGAAGTATTTGTTTGAGATAACGATCGAAGCTTTGCGAAAATGGTCTCTTTGATGCAAGGTATTGAGAAATTAGTTCGGCCGAATTGTAATCTATGTAGGTTTGTAAAACGTCTGGCTTAGTTCCTGTACTGTACGGTCTAATTCTGCTAATaatgtacttctttttttcttctatgagTCTATAAGCTTCCGAATTTTTCTGCTCGTTATTGTCATTTTCATCCGCGTCCTGATCTTCAACTTCCGAATCGCTTTCCTGATCGCTACTGTgatgtttattctttttcttcgctctCTTCTTATGCGTCTTCTTAGTCGGACTATTCTTTGATTGTCCTACGCGTGATTTCTCTACCGCACAATCTCTGTACCATTGAGCCAGATAAAAGTGTCGAGCGTATACCAATGCTGAATCCTTCGTTCCGTTAACAGCCAAATAATCTAATAGTACTTTCTGTAGAAAGACCGTCCTTTCTTCGTCCTCGCTCAATCCTATGATTTCCTTGTCTTTGATTTGATCATAATCGGCATCCTTTTGTTGTTCCAATTTGATGTCTC carries:
- the LOC127067112 gene encoding coiled-coil domain-containing protein 112-like isoform X2, which produces MSMQNETNENVDEKKRKSILRKAQKTEYFKSFVQLKQQEYILEKGLAKLIDNMKLDADVIKNLSKEEKELSARRENVLSILRKTVSDISDDVKTVKIIISDPEQIQRLGYTQHWSDEDHLLFLRMRKKYKNVPALVNAIRTKCPDISIEKIINHETWYKLYLDLRERQRLKINEWRKRKELNKMKKLQNVDTTEKEDPKKSEVPSSFSEKNTINDKGERSNAITNENINKKELIKKWKLEKENKRIMEEKQSKLRLESKRVLDEKRARIRMEAIRASLRDYRNKKSMDELLENTKTGNIKNTKEYDPTLIKEFRKQDEEYIRKRRILISRTNKIRQNKFTSLRKYKLNTNSSTLCEPTKAWREKCKIEDIKRKDSQEVRYIKDIPKLYTRWRNEESTDLQNYFGL
- the LOC127067112 gene encoding coiled-coil domain-containing protein 112-like isoform X1, with product MSMQNETNENVDEKKRKSILRKAQKTEYFKSFVQLKQQEYILEKGLAKLIDNMKLDADVIKNLSKEEKELSARRENVLSILRKTVSDISDDVKTVKIIISDPEQIQRLDVNEFKSKLIEISKKLNDFKKSCPLRTLSDDGNKLDSDLKEFSSRLHRYNTVNTIIKSSTIDLSSLDKDKKKNHEDYEEIEDFHTLIVKTGYTQHWSDEDHLLFLRMRKKYKNVPALVNAIRTKCPDISIEKIINHETWYKLYLDLRERQRLKINEWRKRKELNKMKKLQNVDTTEKEDPKKSEVPSSFSEKNTINDKGERSNAITNENINKKELIKKWKLEKENKRIMEEKQSKLRLESKRVLDEKRARIRMEAIRASLRDYRNKKSMDELLENTKTGNIKNTKEYDPTLIKEFRKQDEEYIRKRRILISRTNKIRQNKFTSLRKYKLNTNSSTLCEPTKAWREKCKIEDIKRKDSQEVRYIKDIPKLYTRWRNEESTDLQNYFGL
- the LOC127067103 gene encoding nipped-B protein, which translates into the protein MPEQIKFKMNGVIPSVPITTLAGIASLTDLLPEMPLPTPLPQTLTNKSLLFHPRVAEEAQILLSVRDENLVPQLILSLSQTSSDHIELKDNYANTEQPLESEQNTPELLKAILQINPHVFKGPQYNSPRNWSQGTQQMHSNQSPANYGRFSPSYSNSSGSRQTPQGSPAHPAAARTVLPPPSGISHAQHPRMPVTPQNHADISQMSPFAVPSPSPRGNVMTEQTRTSTTPQHVQDDSNCINPLSNIAPQPNMYSPAHMSSPNTPLTSLGNVTPQHHNMAGMTPQHNMHMTSPMRANIPVQQQQTMNMQQNVYDPTMNQQVHHSLQSNEHMDINSSVQANQQFLLDPVTGLPDIDLPIENIETKQSMDNAAQDLLSGSQTTSYPNLHNVNVVNTLDPTNIMPIQHQQNNNSDKMLKMPTTPTEKMKEPVVMLNRLSIEDQALMQKSLAAFAEKSPSRAARMGLTNRDDTKSDSESEEEIGKNNKYFKARAKERQVQREKERAERKKSEDKIRRRRRILDDDEEDEKKEGIFTPTKPKIRKVEKKLVPVLSKLSVEELMETNTYQRFNSTIETIFENTEDIATNAELEEDGDVPPELLIPKYQLHDLCTEAAKLKALGAMESIPADRLVRLLNILEKNIRDGARVSPLADPDDDVDESRLWMQLAMERVQRAVDASLISLHIMTSSNMPKTVYLEDVIDRIVLFMKFQLQNTIYPSFDPVYKIDTKNKTDNYNSSGRKKRGHMKEVREKSILQVYNKMHELVGLLAELLNIQVLTDTSVLHASTLGVAPFFVESVSDLQLSALKLVTVIFTKYEKHRRLLLDDILASIARLPSSKRSLRTYRLNSEDHIQMLTALVLQLIQCVVVLSDSVVPQTKGSSKEEEEKKEEKKEEKKISYVDADVLIINKYETATRIAGNFLTVFLNKCGSKGEEIDYRPLFENFVQDLLATVNKPEWPAAELLLSLLGNLLVGHFSNKSSDMSLRVASIDYLGVVAARLRKDAVSSQCKLSTIDQIIRDIKLEQQKDADYDQIKDKEIIGLSEDEERTVFLQKVLLDYLAVNGTKDSALVYARHFYLAQWYRDCAVEKSRVGQSKNSPTKKTHKKRAKKKNKHHSSDQESDSEVEDQDADENDNNEQKNSEAYRLIEEKKKYIISRIRPYSTGTKPDVLQTYIDYNSAELISQYLASKRPFSQSFDRYLKQILHVLTESSIAIRTKAMKCLTMIVEADPSVLARVDMQLGVKHSFLDHSTSVREAAVDLVGKFVLSRPELIDKYYDMLLARILDTGVSVRKRVIKILKDICMECPDFPKIPEICVKMIRRVNDEEGIRKLVMEVFQNMWFTPVRERPTLDSDSLLRKVMNITDVVAASKDMGLEWFEQLLVSLFKPKEDKDDSTKMQTEPPKALLTACKQIVDCLIENVLRLEETNLGDVGKSEKKGSSQRLVACLTTLYLFAKIRPQLLVNHAITLQPYLSLKCQTQGDYQIISSVAHTLELVVPLMEHPSETFLAQLEEDSVKLILQHDRSVVASCLSCLGSIVNNVTRNFKLIRDCFKKYYGHLTEYKSLYEKDPANPMLLKYRPFFRRALFTVGLLLRHFNFTDPEVIEGLAENIKDQVFETLNYFVHQDNDDIRHFTLSAIGSLCIRHYEFMLVPELKELYHHLLTSENALVHMRIQVLNNIEIYLQEEEKRMIKQDLEWSKMSKQENLKEMGDVSSGMASTVIQLYIKEILESFLHANISVRHAALKVIQLILTQGLVHPVQIVPYLICMSTDCEKAVSHSADKQLQDIEKKYPGFIHMKSQFGIKLSYRLQKILQNDNTVRGMRIKEGEFPGALNGFLYTILRNTKQQRRAIVLSFLKQFDESAKTSLSQMLYLADNLAYFTYQVQDEPLFIIHHIDIIISMSGTNLLQSFREALLPKEGGSQSTSHHHHHHHHHHHHHQQQQHQQHQHHQQQQQQQQQQQQEQQQQQQEQQQQQQQQQEQQQQPQQQQQQQQQLQQIQQEQQLQLQLQQHQQQQLQQQQQLQQQQQQQQQLQQQQQQQLQQQLQQQQQLQQQQQHLLLQEHQRDQQMMQPPMQPVVMVGSSEQPRSENILSLVDEEDDEEDEETILARLPGDTTLLREYITASQGFLLLLTLRQHLKDLYGFSDAKIGQYSPSEAAKVYEKAVNRKNNLLFKPKATLQRLKEGVSNAELDAEGRKKLVKEYLDFKQLMLKYDPEEPDEGEEGDTSSKQCNIDNSQSPRIPNPEIDNKLNESAVTSNSFGNVQFHQATMNSSIEHSNNSMNSTITASTPTSPRVPKVAIHPMNPDMKEHRKHRAHKTEKMKKHKKKKRRRISDSSESGEDYSDPDFLV